In the genome of Lactobacillus intestinalis, the window TCATCCTGGGTTATAATGTGCATTTTTTCTTAATTTGTGCTTTAATTTTCTTCCCTACACTTTTTATAACCAGCATGGTATCTCTAACTAGTTTGATATCTATTCTTTTGATTTTTATTGCATCATTCTTCTTCCATGATTTGGCACTAACCATCTTAAGTGGAATATTAGTCATCCTTATCTATTGGAGTCACCGAAGCAATATTAAGCGTTTAGAAAAGCATCAAGAAAACTTAGTACCTTTTGGTCTTGTTTATTGGTATAAAAAGCATCATCAAAAATAATAAAGAAACAAATTAATAACCAGCAAGGAATGTATCTTTGCTGGTTTTATTATATTATATCTCATACAAACAATAGTTCGCAAGTTAGAGTTTATTATCCTAACTACTATTGATTAATCATCTACTAAAGTATTTTTTGCAGCCTGAGCAAAATCATCAAAGTAGTCTACATCCTTTTTACCCACCAGGGTATAATCCTGCTTCAGTTGCTGGCCATCATTAAGTAAAAACATTTTTTGCAACTGATCGTTCATTAATAAATCTGCCGTTCGCTCATTCATTAAAAAATATCCAGACCCACTTGTAGCCATCAAAGCTGCTTCGTTAAAACTATCTACAGCAATAAAAGGACTTGTAATCTTTAAAACATCCTTATGATAATGCAGTTCGCCAGCTTCTTCTTCCGTTTTAGCAATTAAAATATTAGGGATCTTCTTTAAATCTTTAATATCAACCGTTTGTTCTCCAGGCATAAAATTACCAGCTTGAAGAATAACCATCAAACTCACTTCTGTAATTGGTTGTAGACGATAATTATTAAAATCATTATCACGTGGATCAGTTAAAGCTAAGTCAATTTTTCCTCCTGCAAGTGCATCCCCAACTTGATCTTGATATAGAGGGAGGAGTTTAATATCTATTTCGGGATGCATCTTTCTAAATTCCTCTACAATCTTTTCTACGTCTTTACTACCAAAACTTTTAAAATATCCTACTTTTAAAGTCATTTTTCTCTCCCAAATAAATAAGGTTTTGGTTTGCGCCAAAACCCTAATTTTTATTCCTCTTCTCCATGGTAAGCAATACTAAATCCAGCATTAAATTCTTCACCTGGAGCCAAATGATTCATTCCATACTTTTCTTCTAATTTACCACTGGCATCTTGTCTATCAGCAATTCCCCACCATGGTTCGATACATACATAATTATCAGTCTTTGGATATTGTGACCAAATTCCTACAAATGGCGCATCTCTAGTCCAAACATTAATATGAAACTTACTCTTTTCAGTCTTAAGAGAAATCTTGTTATCGTGACCACGTAATTCATAAATTAGGGCATCATTTTTAAATAAGTCATCGCTGATGGTAATTAAACTATCAGTAGAGGCTAAAGATCTTTTATTCCAGTTTAAATATGCACCCTCTAAAGGAATTCGAACTCGAGCTTCAGAAGGTTGCGTAGCAAAGTAGTAATCTTCCTTTACAGTTTCTTGATTTACTGGCAAATTAAATCCAGGGTGTCCTCCAACGCCGAAGATCAATTCCTTATCATCAGTATTAGTAACTGAGAAGTTTTCTTCCAATAAATTATTAAGCAAGTTATAGTTAACCCGTAATTCAAACTTAAATGGATAAACCCTTCGAGTTTCTTCATTGTCTCTCAATACAAAAGTAATGCTTTCTTTTGTATGCTTTTCAACTTCAAATTCTTGATTACGTGCAAATCCATGTTGTCCCAAATGATAGGTCTTCCCATCATAAGTATATTCATCATTCTTTAAACGGCCAACAATCGGAAATAGTACAGGTGCATGACGTCCCCAAATTTTTGGATCAGCTTGCCACATATACTCATATCCTGTATGTGTTCCCTTAACGCTTTGAATTTCTGCACCTTTGCTAGAAATTTCTACTTTTAACATATTATTCTCAATAGTGTAATTCATATTGTTCTATCCTTTATCCAGTTTAGTTTGCTAAAAATTAGCTAAATCTTTAATTATTATTATATCACTTAATGCTTAAAAATATATGCGCTTACATTAAGCTACTTAAAATATTCATAAGTAAAATAAAAAAGGGTAACTCTACCCTTTTTTATTAAAGAATGAACTTAGTAAGATCTTTATTGGTAATAATATCACTCAATTTATCTTCCACATAAGCTTCAGTAATAGTTATTTCGCCCATTTCCATATCTGGACCTTCATACAATACATCCTCTAAGAGTTTTTCAAGAATTGTAGAAAG includes:
- a CDS encoding LysR family transcriptional regulator substrate-binding protein — translated: MTLKVGYFKSFGSKDVEKIVEEFRKMHPEIDIKLLPLYQDQVGDALAGGKIDLALTDPRDNDFNNYRLQPITEVSLMVILQAGNFMPGEQTVDIKDLKKIPNILIAKTEEEAGELHYHKDVLKITSPFIAVDSFNEAALMATSGSGYFLMNERTADLLMNDQLQKMFLLNDGQQLKQDYTLVGKKDVDYFDDFAQAAKNTLVDD
- a CDS encoding aldose 1-epimerase family protein, giving the protein MNYTIENNMLKVEISSKGAEIQSVKGTHTGYEYMWQADPKIWGRHAPVLFPIVGRLKNDEYTYDGKTYHLGQHGFARNQEFEVEKHTKESITFVLRDNEETRRVYPFKFELRVNYNLLNNLLEENFSVTNTDDKELIFGVGGHPGFNLPVNQETVKEDYYFATQPSEARVRIPLEGAYLNWNKRSLASTDSLITISDDLFKNDALIYELRGHDNKISLKTEKSKFHINVWTRDAPFVGIWSQYPKTDNYVCIEPWWGIADRQDASGKLEEKYGMNHLAPGEEFNAGFSIAYHGEEE